A genomic window from Sphingobacterium spiritivorum includes:
- a CDS encoding sugar phosphate isomerase/epimerase family protein — MRNIKFLICALIALTTVSVHAQKKAAAYPEKKLNWKLGSQAYTFRLFTFAQALDKIDSCDLRYVEAFPGQDIGGGIEGKMDYNLSEEGKKAVKALLKKKNISLQAYGVVSGKNAAEWEKIFAFAKSMDIPVINCEPKEADLETVSQLCDKYDIKAAIHNHPDPSFYWNPDKILTLLKGKSARMGACADVGHWARSGLNPVESLKKLEGRVFHVHFKDLNVFGDKKAHDVHWGTGIIGMKDIINELKRQKFSGMISAEYEYNWENNKEDVKESVANFRKQL, encoded by the coding sequence ATGAGAAATATAAAATTCCTTATTTGTGCACTGATCGCACTAACGACAGTATCGGTCCACGCTCAGAAAAAAGCAGCAGCATATCCGGAGAAGAAATTAAACTGGAAGCTGGGATCACAGGCTTATACGTTCAGACTGTTTACCTTTGCTCAGGCTTTAGATAAGATTGACAGTTGTGACCTGCGGTATGTAGAAGCCTTTCCGGGGCAAGATATCGGCGGAGGAATCGAAGGGAAAATGGACTATAATCTTTCCGAAGAAGGTAAGAAAGCTGTGAAAGCTCTGTTGAAGAAGAAAAATATTTCCCTTCAGGCATATGGAGTGGTATCCGGAAAGAATGCTGCGGAATGGGAGAAAATATTTGCTTTCGCAAAATCAATGGATATTCCGGTTATTAATTGTGAACCAAAGGAAGCAGATCTGGAGACCGTATCTCAATTATGTGATAAATATGATATCAAAGCAGCTATACATAATCATCCTGACCCTTCTTTCTATTGGAATCCGGATAAAATCCTGACTCTATTGAAAGGTAAGAGTGCAAGAATGGGCGCTTGTGCGGATGTGGGACACTGGGCACGATCGGGACTTAATCCGGTAGAATCGTTGAAAAAACTGGAAGGACGTGTTTTTCATGTGCATTTTAAAGATTTGAATGTGTTTGGAGACAAAAAAGCACATGATGTACATTGGGGAACAGGTATTATCGGTATGAAGGATATCATCAATGAACTGAAAAGGCAGAAATTTTCAGGGATGATCTCTGCAGAATATGAATACAACTGGGAGAACAATAAAGAGGATGTGAAAGAGAGCGTAGCTAACTTTAGAAAACAATTGTAA
- a CDS encoding DEAD/DEAH box helicase gives MQQTKDNLSYKLVYSLGEHPYLGYLIEPHIVFLNANGSYSLKYKRVFSNTVDEFADKLDETDYKLIKLLDETEQTHVIKRYHKKAVRPIDFFAKIFDKKLYDYIRPKLDNKLLKVLDLIGDKPLFLMSKDGYPAEQQLHIAPLPASVLFHFRRSEEETRYFPTIKYDDNRIEFMFKDAQVIINEQAWLLLGNTLYHFDQAVEGKKLSPFLNKRYISVPRGTEKKYFETFVCGLIEKYHVYAEGFDIKTYQHEATPIIKLVHLNTGSQLQLLFQYGPYLFESGGEHRITVRMTYDESEDLYTFHRIKRSLIWEDKQFALLEKLGLEKIDKLFSNLIPNEHNGGETNTLEWLSRHQEHLLESGFQVIQEESAKRYFIGKTVLDIAVEEDNDWFDVKAVARFGPYEIPFIQLRNNILNNIREFVLPNGEIAIIPEEWFAQYQHLFHFSSTKNELKLNKVHVGVLNDISEHTALTFTRKLEKLADFEEISDVAEPKNFKGQLRPYQKAGYNWFHFLQHYKFGGVLADDMGLGKTIQTLALLQKQKEDAGEDGQPHTSLLILPTSLIYNWQKEASKFAPKLRILLHTGTNRIKDNFSLSHFDLVITTYGIVRSDEQMLEKFYFNYIILDESQNIKNPASKSFKAIKSLKSRHKLALSGTPVENSVSDLWAQMHFTNPGLLGTFTYFQKEFVQPIEKKKDEERAKKLQSIVKPFILRRTKDQVATELPPKTEQIIYCEMTEDQSETYEKVKSEYRNALLNVNTEDKAKTSQITLLQGLTKLRQLANHPKMIDDDFEGNSGKFDLVLETLESVLHVGNKVLIFSQFVKQLSIFRTYFEEKGIQYAYLDGATKNRSEAVAEFQKNKNTKLFLISIKAGGVGLNLIEADYVFILDPWWNPAVEQQAVDRSHRIGQTRSVFIYKFITKDTVEEKILAMQNRKRGIAKSLITTEESFIKSLSQEDLKELLG, from the coding sequence ATGCAGCAGACAAAAGATAATCTGAGTTACAAACTTGTTTATTCCTTAGGGGAACATCCTTACCTGGGGTACCTGATCGAACCGCACATTGTATTTCTAAATGCAAATGGCAGTTACTCGCTCAAGTACAAACGGGTGTTCAGCAATACAGTCGATGAATTTGCAGACAAACTTGATGAAACGGACTATAAGCTCATCAAACTGTTAGACGAAACAGAGCAGACCCATGTCATCAAACGCTATCACAAAAAAGCTGTCCGGCCGATAGATTTCTTTGCCAAAATATTTGACAAGAAACTTTACGATTATATCCGTCCTAAATTAGACAACAAACTGCTGAAGGTACTGGATCTTATCGGAGATAAGCCTTTATTTTTAATGAGTAAGGATGGATATCCGGCGGAGCAGCAGTTACACATTGCCCCTCTTCCGGCATCCGTATTATTCCATTTTCGTCGCAGTGAAGAGGAGACACGCTATTTTCCCACGATCAAGTATGATGATAACCGGATTGAGTTTATGTTTAAAGATGCTCAGGTTATCATCAATGAACAAGCCTGGCTGCTATTAGGAAATACACTTTATCATTTTGATCAGGCTGTAGAGGGAAAAAAACTAAGTCCTTTTCTCAATAAAAGATATATTTCAGTTCCCAGGGGAACGGAGAAAAAGTATTTTGAAACATTCGTATGCGGACTTATTGAAAAATACCATGTCTACGCAGAAGGATTTGATATCAAAACCTATCAGCACGAAGCCACCCCTATCATCAAACTGGTACATCTTAATACCGGATCACAATTACAGTTGTTATTTCAGTATGGTCCTTACCTCTTTGAGTCAGGAGGCGAACATCGCATCACAGTAAGAATGACCTATGATGAATCTGAAGATCTCTACACTTTTCATCGAATAAAACGTTCTCTTATTTGGGAAGACAAGCAATTTGCCCTCTTAGAAAAACTTGGACTGGAGAAAATTGACAAATTATTCAGCAATCTTATTCCAAACGAGCACAACGGGGGAGAAACAAATACACTGGAATGGCTTTCCAGACATCAGGAACATTTGCTTGAATCCGGATTCCAGGTTATTCAGGAGGAATCAGCAAAGCGATACTTTATCGGGAAAACAGTTCTCGACATTGCCGTTGAAGAAGATAATGACTGGTTTGATGTAAAAGCAGTAGCCCGGTTCGGCCCATATGAAATCCCTTTTATACAATTGAGGAATAATATCCTGAATAATATACGGGAATTTGTGCTTCCCAACGGAGAGATTGCGATCATTCCTGAAGAATGGTTCGCGCAATACCAGCACCTGTTTCATTTTTCTTCCACAAAAAATGAGCTTAAGCTTAATAAGGTCCACGTTGGGGTACTCAATGACATCAGTGAACATACCGCACTTACATTCACCCGAAAATTAGAAAAACTTGCTGATTTTGAAGAAATAAGTGATGTTGCTGAACCTAAAAATTTCAAAGGTCAGCTACGTCCTTATCAAAAGGCAGGATATAACTGGTTCCATTTTCTGCAGCATTATAAATTCGGAGGAGTTCTGGCGGATGACATGGGGCTTGGGAAGACAATTCAAACACTGGCTTTACTACAAAAACAGAAAGAAGATGCAGGCGAGGACGGGCAACCTCATACTTCCCTTCTGATTCTGCCGACATCACTGATCTATAACTGGCAAAAGGAGGCATCCAAGTTTGCACCCAAGCTAAGAATCTTACTACACACCGGAACAAACAGGATCAAGGACAATTTCTCTCTTTCACATTTCGATCTGGTGATCACCACGTATGGTATTGTACGAAGTGACGAGCAAATGCTGGAAAAGTTTTACTTCAACTATATTATTCTGGATGAAAGTCAGAATATCAAAAACCCTGCATCCAAATCATTTAAGGCTATCAAAAGTCTAAAGAGCAGACATAAGCTGGCCTTAAGCGGAACCCCGGTTGAAAACTCAGTATCGGATCTTTGGGCTCAGATGCACTTTACCAATCCGGGATTACTAGGTACATTTACCTATTTTCAAAAGGAATTTGTGCAACCTATAGAGAAAAAGAAAGATGAAGAGCGGGCAAAGAAACTACAGTCTATTGTCAAACCTTTTATCCTCCGAAGAACAAAAGATCAGGTAGCTACAGAATTGCCTCCGAAAACAGAACAGATCATCTACTGTGAAATGACAGAAGATCAATCTGAGACTTATGAAAAAGTAAAATCCGAATACCGCAATGCTTTGTTAAATGTTAATACAGAAGATAAAGCAAAAACTTCACAGATAACATTGCTGCAGGGATTGACAAAATTACGCCAACTGGCCAATCATCCAAAAATGATTGATGATGATTTTGAAGGAAACTCCGGCAAATTTGATTTGGTACTGGAGACTTTAGAATCCGTGCTTCATGTCGGAAATAAAGTGCTTATCTTTTCTCAGTTCGTCAAACAGCTAAGTATTTTCAGAACTTATTTTGAAGAGAAAGGCATTCAGTATGCCTACCTGGACGGAGCCACAAAAAACCGATCTGAAGCAGTAGCTGAATTTCAAAAGAATAAGAATACCAAACTGTTTCTGATATCGATCAAAGCGGGTGGTGTAGGACTAAATCTTATCGAAGCGGATTACGTATTTATTCTTGATCCGTGGTGGAACCCTGCTGTCGAACAGCAGGCAGTGGATCGGTCACATCGCATCGGGCAGACCCGCAGTGTATTTATCTACAAATTCATTACGAAAGATACCGTAGAAGAGAAAATACTGGCGATGCAAAACCGAAAAAGAGGAATTGCCAAGAGTCTCATCACTACCGAAGAAAGCTTCATTAAGTCGCTGTCACAGGAAGATCTGAAAGAACTCTTAGGATAA
- the dapF gene encoding diaminopimelate epimerase: protein MTDQIKFYKYQGAGNDFILIDNRKAVFERSNEAFVKQLCDRRFGVGADGLMLLQDTKNFDFEMVYYNADGREGSMCGNGGRCIVAFARDLNIIGEDAAFLAVDGPHQAQIHDNQVNLQMIDVDQISKDESAYVLNTGSPHFIKIVSDLKNMDVYQEGYTIRNNATYKKEGINVNFVEKEENGYFVRTFERGVEDETFACGTGATAAAMAIAIEENMEGQIEIPIRVLGGQLYISFLKNGHTFREVYLKGPANYVFEGNI, encoded by the coding sequence ATGACAGATCAAATCAAATTTTATAAATATCAGGGAGCCGGTAATGATTTTATCCTGATCGATAATCGAAAAGCGGTATTTGAGCGTTCAAATGAAGCCTTTGTTAAACAATTATGCGACCGTAGATTTGGAGTCGGTGCTGATGGATTGATGCTCCTTCAAGATACGAAAAATTTTGATTTTGAAATGGTCTATTATAATGCCGATGGCAGAGAAGGAAGTATGTGTGGTAATGGCGGACGTTGCATCGTAGCGTTTGCACGGGACCTTAATATCATCGGGGAGGACGCTGCCTTTTTGGCAGTTGACGGTCCTCACCAGGCACAAATACATGACAATCAGGTCAATCTACAGATGATCGATGTAGACCAGATTTCGAAAGATGAATCAGCATATGTCCTTAATACGGGATCTCCGCACTTTATCAAAATAGTAAGCGATCTCAAAAATATGGATGTATATCAGGAAGGATATACCATTCGTAATAATGCTACCTATAAAAAAGAAGGTATCAATGTCAACTTCGTTGAAAAAGAAGAAAACGGATACTTTGTGCGCACCTTTGAAAGAGGAGTGGAAGATGAAACATTTGCCTGCGGTACAGGCGCTACAGCTGCAGCCATGGCAATAGCCATTGAAGAAAATATGGAAGGACAGATCGAAATTCCTATCCGTGTACTGGGCGGACAGCTCTACATTAGCTTCCTCAAAAACGGACATACATTCAGGGAAGTTTATCTCAAAGGTCCTGCAAACTATGTCTTTGAAGGAAATATTTAA
- a CDS encoding Do family serine endopeptidase — protein MKDNMKKITLTLMTAAFGGAIAIGGYKLFENQRYDNMSFEERQKVYYANNPSGEVMASTGNPDFTQAAAAVSPGVVHIRTTYSNKGSRGGESGSPFDMFEEFFGMPQGRRSQPRAPQQASGSGVIISDDGYIVTNNHVVEDADKIEVQLTDKRTFEAKVIGRDPNTDLALLKVSATKLPIVKLGNSDDVQIGEWVLAVGYPLSLQSTVTAGIVSAKGRQIGILGDSQNQQGYPRGYGQQSEEPIINTAIESFIQTDAVINKGNSGGALVNARGELIGINSAIASPTGVYAGYGFAIPVNLMKKIMDDFVKFGSVKRGLIGVTFTEMSPELAKQKGLDELNGLYVQDVVANGAAKAAGIKPGDLITKIEDKVIYSSSDLQERVARLRPGDKVNLTIKSGGKERNVTVTLKAEEDAKKTASGSSKSATEIYNKLGASFVPASAARKKELGVNSGVVVAQVNRGGLFEYFGVERGLVITEINGKPVNNVDDIESALGDTDRNIIRIKGVPERGSTVMLNVPVEY, from the coding sequence ATGAAAGATAATATGAAAAAAATCACTTTAACATTGATGACAGCAGCCTTTGGTGGGGCGATTGCCATCGGAGGGTATAAACTCTTCGAAAATCAACGTTATGACAACATGTCTTTCGAAGAAAGACAAAAAGTTTACTATGCAAATAATCCTTCTGGTGAAGTAATGGCTTCAACAGGCAACCCTGATTTTACGCAGGCAGCTGCTGCGGTATCTCCGGGTGTAGTACATATCCGGACCACGTATTCAAATAAAGGTTCAAGAGGAGGAGAGTCCGGATCACCGTTTGATATGTTTGAAGAATTTTTTGGAATGCCTCAGGGCCGCAGATCACAGCCCCGTGCTCCGCAACAAGCTTCGGGTTCGGGAGTGATTATCTCCGATGACGGTTATATCGTAACGAATAATCACGTTGTTGAAGACGCTGATAAAATAGAAGTGCAGTTGACGGACAAGCGTACTTTTGAAGCTAAAGTCATCGGACGCGATCCAAATACGGATCTGGCACTATTGAAAGTTAGTGCGACAAAGCTACCTATCGTTAAATTAGGTAATTCGGACGATGTACAGATCGGTGAGTGGGTATTGGCAGTAGGGTATCCGCTGAGTCTGCAGTCTACAGTGACAGCAGGTATTGTGAGTGCTAAAGGTCGTCAGATCGGTATTCTTGGTGATTCTCAAAATCAGCAAGGATATCCAAGAGGTTACGGACAGCAATCAGAAGAGCCTATTATCAATACCGCTATTGAATCTTTCATCCAGACAGATGCAGTGATCAACAAAGGAAATAGTGGAGGAGCCTTAGTAAATGCCCGTGGAGAGCTGATCGGTATTAACTCTGCTATTGCATCACCTACAGGAGTATATGCAGGATATGGCTTTGCTATTCCGGTGAATCTGATGAAAAAGATCATGGATGACTTTGTGAAGTTCGGATCCGTAAAAAGAGGTTTGATCGGTGTGACATTTACAGAGATGTCGCCTGAACTGGCTAAACAAAAAGGTCTTGATGAGTTGAATGGGCTGTATGTACAGGATGTGGTCGCTAATGGGGCTGCTAAAGCTGCGGGCATCAAGCCGGGAGACCTGATTACCAAGATAGAAGACAAAGTCATTTACTCATCATCAGATCTTCAGGAACGTGTAGCGCGTCTTCGTCCTGGTGACAAAGTCAATCTTACTATCAAATCAGGTGGTAAAGAAAGAAATGTAACCGTTACACTGAAAGCGGAAGAAGACGCTAAGAAAACGGCTTCAGGCTCAAGTAAGAGCGCTACCGAAATTTACAATAAATTAGGCGCCAGCTTTGTGCCGGCTTCAGCTGCACGCAAAAAAGAATTGGGTGTCAATTCGGGAGTTGTGGTAGCACAAGTAAATCGTGGCGGCCTGTTTGAATACTTCGGAGTAGAAAGGGGTCTGGTCATTACTGAAATAAATGGTAAACCAGTAAATAATGTAGATGATATAGAGTCTGCATTAGGAGATACCGATCGGAATATTATCCGTATCAAAGGTGTGCCGGAAAGAGGCAGTACCGTTATGTTGAATGTTCCGGTGGAATATTAA
- a CDS encoding low molecular weight protein-tyrosine-phosphatase has protein sequence MKILMVCLGNICRSPLAHGVLQHLVDERGLGWEIDSAGTGDWHIGQAPDHRSIAVAAKYGIDISKQKAQHFNPTLFDKYDYILVMDNQNYKDVIAQTTSVTEREKVKLFIPDNAVPDPYFDAKMFDPVYKMIEKRCVELINELR, from the coding sequence ATGAAAATTCTAATGGTTTGTTTGGGGAATATTTGCAGATCTCCTTTAGCACATGGCGTGTTACAACATTTAGTAGATGAACGCGGTTTAGGCTGGGAGATTGACTCTGCCGGTACGGGCGACTGGCATATCGGACAGGCTCCCGATCATCGGTCTATTGCTGTGGCAGCAAAATATGGAATCGATATCAGTAAGCAAAAAGCGCAACATTTTAATCCTACTCTATTTGATAAATATGATTATATCCTGGTGATGGATAATCAAAATTATAAAGATGTAATAGCACAGACAACTTCTGTGACTGAGCGCGAGAAAGTAAAATTATTCATTCCGGACAATGCTGTTCCTGACCCCTATTTTGATGCTAAAATGTTCGACCCTGTCTACAAAATGATTGAGAAACGTTGTGTAGAACTGATTAATGAGCTCAGGTAA
- a CDS encoding peptidylprolyl isomerase — protein sequence MMRKIILLFFVMTCSLYVWAAKPEFKYVSISTDKGTCLLKLYNATPLHRDNFVKLVREGYYDSLLFHRVINHFMIQGGDPDSRQAAKGQALGEGGPKYTINAEIRDTLFHKKGTIGAARDNNPAKASSGSQFYLVEGRVFTNAGLDSLEQFKLKGRKFTDAQRKIYTTVGGTPHLDGNYTVFGELLNGVEVVETIAKVKTDALDRPLDDIRMSMKVLTRREALNLELELKGEKPKTGFLTRFFDMFSGKDY from the coding sequence ATGATGAGAAAAATAATCTTACTGTTTTTTGTAATGACATGCAGCCTGTATGTCTGGGCTGCTAAACCTGAATTTAAGTATGTTAGCATCAGTACGGACAAAGGCACATGTTTGTTGAAATTGTACAACGCTACTCCGCTACATCGGGACAATTTTGTGAAACTGGTACGTGAAGGATATTACGATAGTCTGCTGTTTCACCGGGTGATTAATCATTTTATGATTCAGGGAGGAGATCCGGATTCACGACAGGCTGCAAAGGGACAGGCATTGGGAGAGGGTGGTCCGAAATATACGATCAATGCAGAAATCCGGGACACCTTATTTCATAAAAAAGGGACAATAGGTGCTGCAAGAGATAATAATCCTGCAAAAGCATCTTCCGGATCTCAGTTTTACCTGGTTGAAGGCCGCGTATTTACAAATGCAGGGCTGGATAGTCTGGAACAGTTTAAATTAAAGGGCCGTAAGTTTACGGATGCACAACGCAAAATTTATACTACTGTCGGAGGAACTCCTCATCTGGATGGTAATTATACTGTTTTTGGGGAGCTTTTGAATGGGGTAGAAGTTGTGGAGACAATCGCTAAAGTGAAAACTGATGCTCTGGACAGGCCGTTAGATGATATAAGGATGTCTATGAAAGTGTTAACCAGAAGAGAAGCATTAAACCTCGAACTGGAACTCAAAGGAGAGAAACCTAAAACAGGCTTTCTAACCCGGTTTTTCGATATGTTTTCAGGAAAGGATTATTAG
- a CDS encoding exodeoxyribonuclease III — protein sequence MKIITYNVNGLRAALKKGWLDWLKSTNADVICLQEIKATPDLIPEIALLEQLGFEHYWYPAQKKGYSGTAIFTKVSPKRVEYGCGHELYDFEGRIIRADFEKFSVMSTYFPSGTTGEARQTFKYQFLDDFQQYSDRLLKDIPNLIVCGDYNICHRAIDIHNPKSNANTSGFLPEEREWMENFINSGYVDSFRHLNPEPHQYSWWSYRAGARARNLGWRIDYNMVSAPLASQIEKSYLLNDAVHSDHCPVVVEISE from the coding sequence GTGAAAATCATTACTTATAATGTTAACGGCCTGCGTGCTGCTCTTAAAAAAGGTTGGCTGGACTGGCTAAAAAGTACGAATGCAGATGTGATCTGTCTTCAGGAAATAAAGGCTACACCGGATCTGATTCCTGAAATAGCTTTATTGGAGCAATTGGGGTTTGAGCATTACTGGTACCCTGCACAGAAGAAGGGATATAGCGGAACCGCCATCTTTACAAAGGTCTCTCCAAAGCGTGTAGAATATGGATGCGGACACGAGTTGTATGATTTTGAAGGAAGAATAATCCGCGCTGATTTTGAAAAATTTTCAGTTATGAGTACCTATTTTCCTTCCGGAACAACAGGTGAAGCACGGCAGACTTTCAAATATCAGTTTTTAGATGATTTTCAGCAATACAGCGATCGTCTCCTTAAGGATATTCCTAACCTTATTGTATGCGGGGATTATAATATCTGTCATCGCGCAATAGATATACATAATCCTAAGTCTAATGCGAATACTTCCGGATTTTTGCCGGAAGAACGGGAATGGATGGAGAATTTTATTAATTCCGGTTACGTAGATTCTTTCCGTCATCTGAACCCTGAGCCTCATCAGTATTCATGGTGGAGCTACAGAGCCGGTGCCAGAGCTAGAAACCTGGGCTGGCGGATTGATTATAACATGGTATCAGCTCCATTGGCCAGTCAGATCGAAAAATCCTATTTACTTAATGATGCTGTACACTCTGATCATTGCCCTGTGGTGGTAGAAATCAGCGAATAA